TAACATTTTTCAGTTATAATTAAACCATATCATTAAAAGGAGAAAAGATGAAAGGTTTAGGAATTGGCGGTTTTTCTTTAGGAACTGTTGTAGCAGTAGCTCTTTCTTGGTCAGCAAATAAAAGCATTTTATGGGCTATAATTCACGGATTTTTGAGCTGGTTTTATGTTATATATTACTTTTTATTCAGATAAGGCAAAAAGGATAGGGCAGAATATGAAAAGATCTCTTTTACCACTTATTTTAGTTCTATTTTTTGTAGGATGTCAGTCAAAAAATAATGTAATAAATTTATATAGTTACAACGCTATGCCAAAAGTTTCAACTAGCTTAAAAAGCGTCTATATTGAAGGCGTTAAAGATAGCAGAACTAATGATAATTTAGTAGGAGTTATTAAGGCAAATGATGGCAGCATAAAGGAGTATGTAGTTCTTGAAAACGATCTTTCCTTATGGCTAAAAGATGCTATTACTAAAGAGCTAAACTCAATTGGTATAAGCGTTAAAGCAGACCCGTCAGTTGATGCTAGTGTTTTGCTTGATATCAAAGAATTTAGTGCAGTGCTTGAAGGTTTTGATAAAGACAATCTAAAAGCTAGTGCAAATGTTGAGGTTATTGTTACTAAAGGTAACACAATTATCAAAAATCAAGTATCTCAAAAGCAAAGTGAGTTTGTAGTTATGAAAAAAGGTAGCGCGTTTAGCCCATTTATGCAAAATTTGCTTAATGATATAGTTAAAAAATCAGCCCAGCAGATAAAAAATTCTATATAAATTTAAAAGAATTTGAACCAAATTTAGGCTAGTTATGAGATGCCAAAGTTGTGGATGCTTTGCTTTAAGGACATTTTGTTCAGACTGTACGCGAATTTTAAG
The sequence above is a segment of the Campylobacter corcagiensis genome. Coding sequences within it:
- a CDS encoding YajG family lipoprotein; this encodes MKRSLLPLILVLFFVGCQSKNNVINLYSYNAMPKVSTSLKSVYIEGVKDSRTNDNLVGVIKANDGSIKEYVVLENDLSLWLKDAITKELNSIGISVKADPSVDASVLLDIKEFSAVLEGFDKDNLKASANVEVIVTKGNTIIKNQVSQKQSEFVVMKKGSAFSPFMQNLLNDIVKKSAQQIKNSI